The genomic stretch CTGGGTCTAAACCAACACGGAATGTAGGATCCTCTTTCTGGAAGCGATTCAAAGCTTTTGAAAACTACAAGTGATATACCAAGAAAATCAAATACTTGATAAGCTGGGACAGGGTGGTCAGTGTGTTACATAAAGAAACTACTTACTTGCCCTCCAGAATCTTTTGAAACTGGCTGTACAGCTAATGACATTACAGGTTCAGGAACATTCATGGAACTCATTGTGTATTTAACAAATCCATCAGTAAACGTATCTCCTAATAACCAATGGATGGAAAAAAGATAGACAAGTAACATGTATTAAGGCCAATATAAAACTAACTTAGGCAACATATTACTACAAGATTAAGTTCAAAATAGAGTATAATTCATTCTCTACATCAATAGGCAGAGACTGCTAACAACAAAAGACTCAATTATCAGAAATTCAGAATGTTTAATAGCTATTGAGAAGGACTGACGTAATTAAGCCTTAAAAGTTTGATCAAACTATACAATTAGAGCcttacaaattaatttaaaagatttaactTAAGAGTTTCCTATGGGCATTGGTTAagagagaaaatagaaaagttttgGTTTTCATTAAGtgcacagaaaaattaaaaaaattaacatttacTTGTTCTTATAGTATTCTTAGCAGGTGCCTTAACACTTGTTACCAAGACCCTTAATTAAATCTTGAATAAATAAAGGTACAATATAGGATTCCAGACATCAATAGGTTAGGGCAAGGACAAAAGACGAACCTGATGCACAATCAACACCAAATACAGCAACTATTTGCCTCATGAGCCTCTTGAATGTCCTGCAAGTTGgatattaaatattaactatATTTAAGTATTGAAATATATTAAACAGTCTTCGTAACAAATCAAGCAGGGAAAGGTACCCCTACCAAGTTACTCTATAGCAAAAATAATAGCTTATAACCTACCCAACTAAAGTTACTCTATAGCAAAAAACCCTAAACCAAATATCATATtagaacaaaaatataaatttagaaaaatcagaaaaaaaatgaagaaccaagaaaatcaaaacaaaaaatcaaattcaaaaacaaataatcagatcaaaaaaaattttgaacagATAATTTATCACGGTGCTGCGAACGCTGAACGTGGCTAACGGAGGTGCGACGAGTGAAGGAGATGGAGACGGCGGCGCGACGACTTCAGAGAGGGAGACGGCAATGCGGCGGGTGCTGAACCATGGAGGGAGGAGTGACGATTGAGGGTTTGCGAGAGAGAGTGAGCGTCGACGGAAGGTTTGCGATAGAGAGTGAGCGCCGAGGGAGGCCTTACTAGAGTGAGTCACCGCCGAAGGAGGGATAGGTGTTTACAGGAGAAACGGAAGGAGCGCTGACACAGGGAACATCGGTAGAGGTGGCACCTACGGAGGGGTTGCTAGAGAGGGTTGGAACGAGGTTGATCAACGAGTGTTATTGGGGGAGAGAGTGAGAGCACCGGCGATGAGCTTTATGTTAGGTGAAGAGCGCCGCCGCCGTTAGGGTGATGAGCTCTGTGTTAGGGTTTTCGCTTTTAAGGCATTGTTTCAAAGAAGAGGAGGGTATGTTTCGAAGAAAGGAAGAAGTGTTGTTAGGGGGTTGTTGTGTAAACTGTTTGTTTCGAATTAAGAGGggtggaatttttttttttttggaactTTGTGGCCATATTTATAAAGCGTGTCAAAAGATTTAGAGGAAATGGCCACGTTTTAAAAATGTAACGATAATGAAACTATTTTGCCACGTTTTAAAAGCGTGTCAATTTTCTTCTATGGCCACGTCTTTTTAAATGTGGTGATAAAAAAGGGTGGCCAAATTTTAAATAAGTGGTCACTCTCATAAAAGCGTGCCGAATTCTCTCTATGGCCACGTTTTTTAAACGTAGCAAAAAAAGCATGGCCAAATCACAAATCAATAGCCACCCTCGCAAAAGTGTTCTCATAGACCACTTTtgggcacgctttaaaagcatgGCAAGAAAAAAGGGTGCCGAcaggccttttttcttgtagtgtgcACTTGGTAGCTTTAGATTTCATTTTGATTGcaatttaatatgtttttattttcatgcacaccaagtgtttgataaaaatgcttggcttagtcTTTATTTAGTCTTTCCTCACTCTTGGTTTGGAATTGAGGACTTTAGTGATCTTGAGTCATTGATATACATTCTTGATTGATatattagagtagttagttgatttggtctCCCATTAATAgtgttggctaggacttgtggattgaaatcaaattatgcctatttgacttatcttCAATGTTAGGGTTGACTAGGtgggattaactcttcataatcatcatatgtttgtggtcaatggcTAGGATAGGTAACCATAACTCTCAATACTTGCCAAGAGGTTTCTTAGCATTTGAAGTTtcctttttctttgattaattgCCTTGAATTTAATTGCTTAGATATTTAGTTATTGCAtgctcatttactttcttgctatttacatttcttgccccTTGCCATCAACCCTAATTtcctcatagccaataattgagcattCCATTGCAATTCCTAGAGAGATGATCTGGGATTTAAAACTCATAGTTTATAATTGTTTTGAATTGTGacatattttatttaaactttgattgataGTCAATTGTTGGGTTTGGACTATATTGGCAACGGAAAAAttctattttgagagaaattTCTAACCCACTTTAGGTAAACATCAAATACCTAGAATAATtagataattagttattaaattaaaatagttaaaacgCGTCCGGACAGAGTCGAAAATCAAAACTTaggaatttaaaaatttaaagatgaTAATTGGATTTAGTGGATTTTTCCGAGTGGGAACATATAAGGTATTTTGGAAAAAACACGTAAAATGTATATTGGTAAATTAACTGACAGTACCGGCTTAAGTATGCACGATACTGCGAGTGAAACTATTAATTATGAGTGAAGAGGGTTAAGAAAttgaaatttataatttggAGAGGTGAAAATCATTAGAATACGAATTAAACAccaatcttaaaggttttgaaCTAAAATTGGGCCAACAGACTAAAACAAGTAAATCGGGTCCACATGAGAAGAGAGATTCGAAATCGAGAGAAGCaaaaagagatgagagaaaACCCTGACCACCTTCACCTTCAAACCTCCATAACTTTAGTTATGGAGCttcgattgacgagccgtttgcggccataTGAAACTTGTCTCTTCCTCTTcaattatatcaaattattttggTGAGTAACTTGAAATTCTAGCTTCAATTTCTCATTCAAAACTGAAATCACGTTTTTTATTTGGGTATTGAGAATTTTTAGTGACTTTGATGTTATAAGGATTTTCAAGCTTATGCTCTTGGTGGTATCCATCACTAATTTCAGTGGGTAAATGTAAGGAACCATTTTTCTCTCTTAGTTCATCAATTTATGAAAATACtagtttttaatattatatcaaattgTGTAATATGATGTTAGATTGAGTAATTGAAAGCTTGACTTGATggaactttgaaaaaaaaaaaacttggaAGCTTGAAATTGTGATATTACCAGAAATGCAACTCAGAGGCTGTGATGTGGAGCAATGGATGAGCCATCGACGCTTACTAGAAAATCTAAGGAGGTataaattttctgtttttctgtGGTTTACATGCACATTTAATGACAAGTGAGATGAAGACTTAGGGTTTGTTTGGGCGCCATTTTCGAAAAAGATCTTTtacaaaagtaaaaataattttatatttggatattttatgtaaaatgatctttttatttatcaattatgtttgggtaaaagaagataaaaatacttttttgttcatttattatgtgaaaaatatccttttttaggaaaaaagatcttttaaaaaaaatgtaaattgtaacttcttaaaaaagatattttttatttttctagtgcttttatttttactattagaaatttgttaaacacactaaaaaaatcttttttcattaaaaatatatctttttttatcgATTTAACGGTGCCCAACAAAGCACTTATTTCAGACTTTAAAGAGATGCAAATTATAATTTTGAAGTTTCTTCTTGCATCTATTTTCTGTCTACAATTGTATTTAGATTTCTGTATGTGGAATTACTGATTAGTAAATGTGATtcataataactaaaaaatcaATCATTGGCCTAGCAGGGTGGGAGATATtatgagaaataaaaaaaaaatttgttgatTCGATGGATGAACCTTTCCTAAATGCCATTTGTGAGAGATTAAGACAAAAGAGATACATAAAAGGAAGTAGAATATTAAGTATAGGTGGTCCTAGTAGATAAGATGATATTTGCAGTGCGAGAAAAGCTCGAGAGCGTAGGAAAAAATGGAATAAGACTTTTGTTATCTAAAAAGAATATTTGTGGCaaagaattttttaaatgatatctAGTAGAGGTGTGCATGGTCCGGCCCGGTCCGAAGATCTGGTCCGGCCCCGAACACTTTAGGGgttaatttggtgtgatttcatcgggtctaggatcgggtaagggtctcaaaaatagacccggtcattatttcgggtcgggtccggGCCATAACTCGGGTCACCCGAAATTGGCCCGGTGGCCTGGTCACCATACacaataaatattttgtattattagtgatggatgatggGTATTattatgtggaatttaagtattgtaaaccttaatattttgtattattagccATTatatataagactataagttaatgttttatatttaaaatgcataagactttagactaatgtataatattgtgttatttgtattgatttaaatatttggtgttattaagcaatattagtattgattatggttatgctttaattttagagaagactTGGTTcatgttatatttttctaagtgaattttaccatgtcaaataGTGGTTGGAGTTTTAGAAATTTAGATACTTTTACATGCTAACTTACAAGAAGGTATCAAGGTAATATAGTGTTAACGGCCCGGTTTTCACCTGGTATAGTTGTGGCCCGAAAGGGTAtaggtttcatcgggtctagggtcGGGTTCGGGTCTCATAAATGGACCCGGTACATATTTCGGGCCGGATCTGGGTCACATCAAACCCGATTTCACCCGACTCATGCACACCTCTAATATCTAgaacattcttctgttatcacAGGTATTATAACAaacctaaaaaaatatttttattagagtATATTTCATTAAAAATTGTAATATTCAGCAATGTTTCTAGTAAATTCATAGattaatatatctaaaattataaatacaaaaaGTTTGTTtctaagataattttttttaattgacattttttaaaatatcttttaaaagaataaaaataaaataatttgatatttagatactttatataaaaatattttttttatctattaattatatttttaggtAGTGGTAAATGGACCGATTTGGACGATGAGAGGTCACCCAACCTTTAAATCGGTCCAGATTGGTCACAGGACCAGACAAGGTACATAATCGGTGCAAACTGGTTTGAGATGTGAAGTTTTCACCAAAATCGGAGAATTGGCAGTTTTCAAAAACCTAGATCGGTTCGCTTTTATCTTTTAGAGCAACTCTAATGGGTAAGAAATTGAGAGAGATGAGAGAAGGAGTTCAGTTCATGCAAAGTTTTTTAGGAGAGTGAGTCCTTCTGAATGGGGACTCACATTGTTCAATAATAACTTGTCACTTGAcaagttattataaaataaataattatataaaattttaattaattaaataattatattaaataattaaataataattaattcaataataattataataattaattatattaaataattatatttttatttaattaataattataataattcattagattaaatatttaaatttttatttagttaataatttaaataataattaattaaataattaaatcataattaatttattaataattataataattaattagattaaataattaaatttttatttaattaataaattatattaattatttatattttttgtattaagtaattttataaattagtgtaattctaaattatatattgtatatttattgttatatatgaattttttaatattaatattttttaatagtgaattatttttaaatttataaatttaaataatattattgaaaaaataattacattaattttaagtattttaattaattaattaagtaggATTACAACAGTGACTAAAGTTAATTTCTCCTAACGGAAAAGAGATAAAtattttgagttcctatttactgtttggggcctgctacacatacaagcctTTTTAACTTACAAGCCTTACAAGTTGGCACAAGTCTAACAAAACACATGTGCATTACTCCCacattcaagaataaatatacGCACGTTATTTAACCACTTCATGTTTCCAAAGCGCGCTACTCACTATGCATTATAaacgactcttcttcttcttccttcatgAAAAcgagtttcttgccaaatttgttCGATCTCTTTCATGCGTTCTCTCTTCGCCTTTTCATTCGTTGTTTTACCTGCGTTTATCACTGGTATTCTTGCTTcgtttttttcgattttcatggtttctgaaatcaagttttgaaattgttttgaagataatggaacttaagaaatacacccaaacgattacagaaatacacccaaaggattacagaaatacaccaaagaattacagaaatacacccaaacggttacaggaattcacccaaatgattatagaaaaacacccaaaggattacagaaatacacctaaagtattacaaaaatacacccaaaagatttaagaaatacacccaaaatttgttgaagtacaccttatgcataattcagaactctttctctttttcctcctcatcttctgctgcttcttcttcttcattttcttattttatattctcataattctttttgggagaaaaaaatcaaacaaagaaaaaaatacataatgttgcaaaatcaaaagaagaacaAGGAGAAACACGGCGATGAAGATGAAACacttcaaaaacgatttcagagcttgatgtcaaaaaataatggaaatcaagaataacgaagaaagaaaacatagagaaaagcacgtaaatgaagaaagagaaagagaagacaagaaacgaaagaaaagaagaagaagaagaggaagagaaagaagaacttgcagcaagaagaagaagaaagtgcaGTAAAAAATGTGTAGTAACGGTTCAAAGCGCGTTAATGTAAATGACTTGTaaagacttgtataaaaaaacGCTTGTATGTGGAGAATTATTCTTACTGTTTATGACGCAAAAGCTGATGTGGAATTACTTTTTTAACAGGTGGGCCATAGATAGAAACTGAGATAAATTTTTTACGGGAGATGGTACGACGTCGTTTCATATTAAGAAAAAGTAAAACCCTCATTTCTAATTTGGACGGCACCCCCTTCTCTTCCCCAACCTCATGCTCTCACACTCTCGGGTAGTCACAGAGCTCTCAACCTCTCACCCTGGCCGGTCTATGCTCGCCTCTCACTCTCGAAGGTCTGTACTCGTCTCTAGCCAGCTCATCTGCTCGTTTCCATGTGTGCTCCTCTGCTCGCCTCCGTCTGTCGCCTTCACTGCCCCGCCTTGTGACTCGTCTGTCCCTGCAATGTGCTTTGACGTGCCTCTACCTTCTCTGCTGTGACTTGGGTTCTTCTTCTGCAGTGTAGAGGtgagcttttgatttttttagttattttatattaatttttaaaagttgaTTGTTTCTGTTTTAATGTAGGTTTAGAatagaaaatttgaaaatgtttATAATGTTTTAATGCTTTTGCTTCTGTTTAATTTCTGTTCATTCATTGAAATGCTGCTTTTTGATGCTGTGAATGCTGGAATGCTATTTTAATTTCCTCATAGTTGAATATGAGAAATGCTGTGAATTCTGTAATGCTGTGACGTTGTAGTGCTGTTTAAATTTTCTCAGCGCTGAATATGGCCAGGGAGAATTCCAACTTCTAGATTTTTAATGCATCTACTTTAATTTTCTAGATGCTTTAATGCTTCTGCTGCtgctgtttttactttttaatatttGGAATTAAGATTCTAAAAATCGGACAAGGTCATCGAATTATTCTAGTCATTGGTATACTAATTTATTGGTCCAATCAATTCAACTAACAAAAAAGAaactttttataataaaatttatatatcaaATTTGGGACCTTTCTGTACCTGTTTATGGAAACAACTATAAACACATTCATAGGAGGGAGAATTAGAACatgatatgatgatgatgatgatgatgatgaataaGCAATTACTAAATCTCTGGGTAGCTACGATATCCATGACTGACCATGAGTATCCATATAGTAAACCTAACAATTCTTATAAAACACAATATACAACAATAATTTTTGTGAAATTCATGACAAGATACTGCTATAAAATTTTTGCTATTGTTATATCTCAAATTCTCAAATCAATTCTATTTTGTGATATATCATTATCAAATTTCAGCTCCTTCAATTTCTCAAATGAACTGATTCATTCAACTAATATATACTAAATGAGTGAAATATAGATAATCAGTGATCAGTTCAATTTTGTTCAAAAGACAATGACATTTCTTTAGACAAAACAAAAGTGTTACTACCAAGAAGTATATTATATAATCAACCATCAAGtttaaattcacaaacataAAGGCTAACCATTGCCACACGCTGAAATGAACATTCAAAGTAGCAGTAATAGGCAATCATCAAATTACATAAGTGCCAGAGCACATGATAACTCCAAAACCTGTGGCatcaataaatcaaaattaatttttggcTGCCTCTAATACAAACATCGAAACATGTATGATTAGCTTCCAAATATAACCCTACTTTTAGCTCCGTCTGACACATTCTGTTCTATTCCATAGCATCACAAAATACTCACACCAAGTTAAATACATCCCAATCAAACAAAATAGAGAACCTAATAAGCTACCTTCAAATTATATTGAGTATACAACCATACATCAAAAATTGTCTCTGGTACAAGAAAATCAAGGCTCCAGAATGTTAAGTAGTTCAATCTTTCATAAAGTAACAAGGTTTAATCATACACAAGCAAATTAGTCAAATTAAGGCTCTGTTTGGGAAGAACGTATCAAAGAGATTAAAAGGAAGAAGACGAAGACGAAGAATGCGGCTTAATAGACGAAAGCGGCTTAGTAGACGAAAGACGACGAACTTCGAGCTGACCTCGAGGAAGAAGCTGCTATCAGTGAGAGTGAACAGGGGGTTGGAGACTTGGAGCTTGCGGATAGGACAAAGAGGGAAGCTCCTGAGTGCGATGGATGGCGGCAGTGTCCCACTCCTTGTGGTGGCAGTGGTGGAGGATAGATGGCTAGGGGTTTTTTTGGTTGAGGGTAGTGCAAGGTTCTGAATTGTGAAGGAAAGAAAAGGAGAGAGGGGCTGGTTCACTGGAACAAGGAAGGAATCAGATGGCCTTTTTTTAAATGAAGCATAAAATGATGTTTCATGTAAACTAGCCGGTTCAACGATTTTTATATGGTTTTTGAAATGGTAGTTTCTCTTGATGGACTGAACCGCAAAGGCTTCCGGTTTCTGATTGGTTCGGTTTGACCGGCTCCAGTCCTATTTTTAGAACTATGGTTGGAATGCTTCTATTTTAATTCCAACTTCTTGCACAATTCTACTAATAGGTTATGCGATAGTGTGATTAGATAATAGGCTTTTTTAATCGATTGAATTATTTTTACAGAATTTTAAGGTGGTGTCATGACTTTCTTCACGTATAccattttaggattttttttattatgtgattatatttttatttaagatCGAGTAAACTAATTCAACTCATGATCCACTAGTTGAACTAGTGACCTAGTGATATGATAACTTAACTAATTCAATTACTTACAAAGATTTATATTGCCAGGATAATTCCCCTTTGCTGAGCTTCAGAGATGGTCTGGTAAATAGGATAGAGCAGGAAGATTCTGTAATTTTGAAGGTGATGCCGACAGCTGAGGAGATCAGAGAAGCTGTGTGGGATTATGAGTCTTTTAAGGAACCAGGGTGCGATGGGTACAATATGAATTTTGTCAAAAGGTGTTGGGGTGAGATTGGACAGGAATTCACGGTTGCAGTGTTGGGGTTCTTTCAGACGTCAAGGCTGCCGACAGACTCTAACATCACTTGGGTGGCGTTAGCACCAAAGTTCATAGGGGCAAAGGATATTAAAGATCTACGACCTATCAGCATGGTAGGATGCATTTACAAGGTTATCTCTAAGGTGTTGGTCAGGAGGATGAGACCAGTGATGCCAGCATTAGTAGGAGAAACTCAAAGTGCTTTTGTAAGGGGCAGGAAGATACATGATGGGGGCACTTATCGCATGTGAAACGGTAAACTGGCTTAAACTGAGAAAAAAGAAGGCGGCACTAATCAAGCTAGATTTCCAGAAGGCATATGATAGAGTCAAGTGGAGCTTCATGGACATAGTATTGCAAAAAATGGGGTTTGGCCATAGATGGAGATCGTGGGTTATGGAGTGTGTCTCCACAGCATCTATGTCAGTTTTGATAAATGGGTCGCATTATAAGCCGTTTAAGATGGAAAGAGGTCTAAGACAAGGTGACCCGCTTTCTCCATTCTTATTTGTACTGGTTGTGGATGTTCTACATCGGTTGGTGGGAGAGGCGGTCAGGAGTGGGCGTATATCACCTTTGTCGATAGGCAGAGATATTGTAGCGCTGTCACATCTTCAGTTTGCTGATGATACAATTTTGTTTTGCCCACCAGAGGGGGACACTATCAAGAATTACAAGCGGCTATTGAGGTGCTTTGAGTTGATGTCAGGCCTCAGCATTAATTTTGACAAGTCGAGCTTGATTTCGATAAACTGTGAAGAACAGTGGATCCAGAATATGTGCCAGTTTTTGGGGTGTAAAGGTGAGACCCTTCCTGTCAAATACCTGGGAATTCTTTTAGGTGCAAATCCAAGGTTAGTGAAGACCTGGAAGCCTATAATAGACAAAGTCGAGGAGAAGCTTAGTTTGTGGAAAGCTACACTTCTAAATAAGGCCGGGAAGTTGGTTATGATTAAGTCAGTCTTAAATAGTCTGCCTGTTTATTACTTGAGTTTGTTCAAGCTGCCAAAAGCTGTTGCTGAGAAATTGATTTCACTACAAAGAAAGTTCTTGTGGAGTAAGGAGAATGGTAGTAATGGAATGGCActagtcaaatgggaagtggtgCAGGCCCGAAAAAACTAGGCGGGTTGGGAGTTGGAGATGCTATAGTTCGAAACACAGCTATGTTGTTTTAGTGGTGGTGGAGGTTTGTTAAGGAG from Arachis stenosperma cultivar V10309 chromosome 9, arast.V10309.gnm1.PFL2, whole genome shotgun sequence encodes the following:
- the LOC130947268 gene encoding elongation factor G-1, mitochondrial-like, whose amino-acid sequence is MRQIVAVFGVDCASGDTFTDGFVKYTMSSMNVPEPVMSLAVQPVSKDSGGQFSKALNRFQKEDPTFRVGLDPESGQVY